A section of the Leptospira semungkisensis genome encodes:
- a CDS encoding dihydrolipoyl dehydrogenase → MKKYDILVIGSGGGTKLVTPPSKLGYKVAILEKDRLGGTCLNRGCIPSKMIIYPAEILALAKDASRFQLDIPGPRKVDFKTLIERVSATVDADSDSIIPAYEKNPNIDYYPYEGRFVENKVVRVNGELLTADRIFIAAGCRPSIPDIPGLAGTPYMTSREALRRTDLPDRLLVIGGGYIGLELGFAYSAFGSKTTFLVRNRMISHEDKDIIDGFEKAFSKKEDVRLGTNVKKVEYKKGIFHLECEDANGAFSIEGDALLVATGIKPNTDWLDLQNTSIQTNEKGYIKTNEYLETTSPGVYAFGDIIGKYFFRHSVNFEGEFLFQSLYVDKERKQVDYPPVPHAVFTHPQVAAVGKTEQQLIKEGIEYISAINPYSSSATGMARLSEDQFVKILVSPKTRKILGAHIIGDEASNLIHLFVLLMTMDGTLEDLLRMIYVHPALPEIARNAARKAREILSV, encoded by the coding sequence ATGAAAAAATATGATATTCTAGTCATCGGCTCCGGTGGCGGGACCAAACTAGTCACTCCTCCTTCTAAACTCGGATATAAAGTAGCGATCTTAGAAAAGGACCGTTTAGGCGGAACCTGTCTGAACCGAGGATGCATTCCTTCTAAGATGATCATCTATCCTGCGGAGATACTCGCTCTGGCGAAAGATGCCTCTCGATTTCAATTGGATATTCCCGGTCCTCGCAAAGTAGATTTCAAAACCTTGATCGAAAGAGTTTCTGCAACGGTAGACGCTGACTCGGACAGTATCATTCCTGCCTATGAGAAGAATCCGAATATAGATTATTATCCTTATGAAGGAAGATTTGTAGAAAATAAAGTAGTTCGAGTGAATGGAGAGCTTCTTACTGCAGATCGGATCTTTATTGCGGCTGGTTGCAGACCCAGTATCCCCGATATCCCTGGTCTAGCAGGAACTCCTTACATGACTAGTAGAGAGGCTCTCAGAAGAACGGATCTTCCGGATCGACTTCTTGTGATCGGCGGAGGATATATAGGTTTAGAGCTCGGCTTTGCGTATTCTGCATTCGGTTCTAAGACAACTTTTCTAGTTCGGAACAGAATGATCTCTCATGAAGATAAGGATATCATAGACGGTTTTGAAAAGGCGTTCAGCAAGAAAGAAGATGTAAGACTCGGAACGAATGTTAAGAAAGTAGAATATAAGAAAGGAATCTTTCATCTAGAATGCGAGGATGCGAACGGAGCCTTTTCAATCGAAGGAGATGCACTTTTGGTTGCTACTGGGATCAAGCCGAATACGGATTGGCTGGACCTGCAAAACACGAGTATACAAACCAACGAAAAGGGATATATCAAAACAAACGAATATTTAGAGACAACCTCTCCGGGAGTGTATGCGTTCGGAGATATTATTGGTAAGTATTTCTTTCGCCATTCCGTGAATTTCGAAGGTGAGTTTCTATTTCAGTCCTTATACGTAGACAAGGAAAGAAAGCAGGTCGATTATCCTCCTGTTCCCCATGCGGTATTCACTCACCCTCAAGTGGCAGCCGTCGGAAAAACGGAACAGCAATTGATCAAAGAAGGAATCGAGTATATCTCCGCAATCAATCCTTACTCAAGCAGTGCCACCGGAATGGCCAGGCTTTCCGAAGATCAATTCGTAAAGATCCTAGTCAGCCCTAAGACCAGAAAGATACTGGGAGCCCATATCATAGGAGATGAAGCTTCCAATTTAATTCATCTTTTCGTACTCCTAATGACCATGGATGGGACTTTAGAGGACTTGCTTAGGATGATTTATGTTCATCCGGCATTGCCAGAAATCGCAAGAAATGCGGCAAGAAAGGCAAGGGAAATATTAAGCGTCTAA